The DNA window CAGAATGGTCACACTTGCCAGCTAATGACTAAGTACTGACTCATTCCTGCCAACATTGCTCTTCCAATGAGCAACCTTTGCTTGGGGATGCTTCTTCAGCCTGACCAAAACTTTCTCAGAACCAAACTTCTGTACCAACACATTTCCTGGAAACCGGAATCCAAGATCCAGTTAGATACCTGGAAGCTGACAGCCCAATGGGCTGGATGCTCTAATCACCGAGACATTCAACAAGATCCCAATCCTCCCAGATTTGGCAGGGATTGAAGGCACTGAGGAGGTTATCCTGCTCACTTGCCACCCTGTGAGAACATATGGAGGACCCGTGAACGGATCTCCTTGGTCTTGGCTCCATAGACAACAGGGTTGACCACAGGTGGTAGTAGTAAATAGATATTAGCCATAATCACATGGAGCAGGGAGGTAGGGCCCCCCAGCCTGTGCACCActgagagcccaatgaggggcacATAGAAGACTAGGACAGCACAGAGATGGGAGATGCAGGTGTTGAGAGCCTTGAGTGCAGCCCCCTGAGAAGACAGCTCCAACACAGTCTTCAGGATAAGAACGTAGGAGAAGCCAATGAAGAGGGAGTCCACACCCATGACTGAGAGGATAATAAAGAGTCCATATACTACATTGACCATGGTGTCAGTGCAGGACAACTTCATAATATCTTGGTGCAGACAGAAGGAGTGTGTGACCGTATGTGTACGGCAGTATGACAATCGCTTCAGGATGAAGGGCagtgggaagaagaaaacaaatcccCTGGTCAGGGCAGCTAGTCCAATCTTGGCCACAGTAGGCCCTGTGAGCACAGAAGCATGCCGCAGTGGATGGCAGATGGCCACGAAGCGGTCAAAAGCCATGGCCAGCAGGACAGCAGACTCCATGGCTGACAGAGAATGGATAAGGAACATCTGGGCCAGACAAACATTGAATCCTATCTCCTGAATGCCTGTCAGGAAGAGGCTGGCCATCTTGGGCATGGTGACAGAAGACAGGACTAGGTCAATAGTGGAAAGCATGGCCAGGAAGAGGTACATGGGCTCGTGCAAGCGCCTTTCCACACGGATGATGAGGACAATGGCCAGGTTGCCCAGGGTGGCCATGGCATACATAAAGCACAGTGGGAAAGCCAACCAAAAGTGTATGTTAGGCCCCAGGCCAGGGATGCCCACCAGCAGGAAGTATGCTGGATGGAGCAGAGTTCCATTTGGAGTGGCCATAACAGGAACCAAGAGCTGAGGCTTCTGCATGCCAGGTCCAGGGTCTACAtagggggaaaggagaaacacCATTAAGTCACaactcagaaaagagaaaggacttaCAAGGAAAGGGCACTGAAATCATGACTGTAGTAAACAGAAGATTAAGTACTTGTAATTCTGAACCCCAGACTCTCTGTGTTCTGATTCTCCTTATACACACTTCCCTGGAGAGCCCATTAACGTCAGTGTGTGATGACCCACTCAGAACACACGCAACAGCTCTTCTTTGCCAGAGCTGAACACTGCTCTTAACCACTCCTCCAACACAGCAGACCTTCCCAGAAGGTTCCACACTGACCCTAGCTCTTCTAGTTCATGTGGAGTTAAGGCTGGTTTGGGTCTAGAGTGTGAGGCGTAGTCTGCAGTTGCCTTTAAGATGCACCCTAACCTGATTTATGGCAGAAAGCAGGGGTTTGGTCTGGTACTGGCTTCAAGAGACAGATGTGTTTAGGCCTGAGATGCATTTCTCAGACTTCTCCGATAGATTCATCCGAGGCAGTTATTGAAAACACGATCCCCAAGGTCTGACTCCAAGCCCAGAGAATCAGAATTTCCAGGACAGGAAGTCCAGGAATCAGATTAAGAACAGTATCCCTTCTCCCCTGGTGATTTTAGTTTTAATCAAAGAAATTTGTGAAAAGCAGTTCTGGTGTTCTGGGAGGTAGGGAGATGGGGATAAAGAAGGACTATTATTTCCAGCCCCCaacaaagaatagaatagaatttttCATCAGGATCTCTGGAGACCTGCATGACAGTCCCAGACTGTTTGCCTGGGATGTGACACAGAAACCAGATGCAGCTGAGACGTGGAAAGAAAAGCAGTCCATGCTGCTGGTACCCACAGGCACATCCCCCTCCTAccactcctctctctgctccctggtgATCACATAACCAGCAGGCTCAACTTCCTTTCTCTCACATACAACTCTGCTCTATGCTCAGTCCTGTAACTTGCTGCCGCTTCTTATTTCTACTTGGATAGCCTACAGGCTTACACTCATCTTGCCCCAAATAGAACCTCTTCCAAATCCAGCTCAGGGCAGCCActcccatctttatttttcttcttttacctccACATGTGATTTTACTTTTCCAACTACTCTATTATGCCCTCTCCTCTTATTTAATACACCTACCTTCCCTCCCAACCTCATTATATCATCCACTCTGCTCTAATTACGAAATGAGCTTCCTAACACCTCCTTGCCTCCAAACCCAGATATGTTAATCTACCTTCTGCATCACTGCCATCCAAGCAACAAAACCagacatgtcaggctctgtctagCAAGTTGCTGATGGCTCCCATAGCCCTCAAAGTTGGAACCACATGGGCTGCATTCAAGGCCCTTTACTGGGTGGCTCCAACTTCCTTTACAGCCCAGCTTCCCAGTTTCTTTTTCATTACtaatcaccaccaccacacatGTATTTGTTCCACACACAGAATTCCCTTGGATAAATTCATTCCCCTTGCCTTGTTTCTTCAGTGAAGGGTAGGAGGCTGGAACCAGGGAGTCCTTCCTGGCTCAAGCGATAGACAACGTTTGGACTGGGCCTCGCAGGGTTTGAAGAAACTCCTCTTTGGTTAGATCGCTGACCAAGGTCTGGGAGCCCGGGCCGCTGCAATCTAGGAAGTGCGCGCGCAGACAGACCTCTCCAAGCAACCGAGCAAGCTGAGCAAAGGCCGGCTTCCCTGCAATGAGTCCTGACTGGATCTCCCGGGCAAGCCTCCCCGCCCTGGGCTGAGCCTGGTTCACTCACCAATAGCGCCTCTGCCCAAGGCTACCGCGCAAATTATAGCTTCTCCGGGGCCCTGGGGAGCGTGAGGGATGATGGAGGGTGAATTCCTCTGGGCCCACCAGGAGACGCGCTCCACTCAGGCGCCCGAGGAAAACTGCGCACTTTACCCCTACCCAAAGTAGCTTCACTCTTATTACTATTTATTCTAAGACTCAGGAGACTAGAGGGAAGACAAGTGCcctggggtggagagaaaggggatGATCTGGGCTGGAAAAAAAGGAGCAACTGAATGGAGGCGTGAGCATGTACCAGAGAGTGTACAGCCACTGATAGATAATCTTGCTCAGGCTCCCAAATGCGTTATCCAAGGAAGGGCGGGAGGCACAGGGTGCAACCTCTTGCTTCTTGATGCTGCCCCCTTGTGGTCTTATAGGGAAGCTGCAGCCTCGTGGATGATGGGCTGTAGCTCTGATGACTCTTCAAGGACCAAGGACCTGACTCCCGGAGCTTGATTTTGAACTCCTTCCATTGCACCTTAGCTCCCCTTTCCTTCCAAACCAACTCTTCCCTCCTTGCTCCACTAATCATAGCTCACTTGTCCCCCCAGAAATGGGACAGTGTACAGTGGTTCTTTACCCGTGGGGCTCTGTCAGGAAACATTTGTGTCCAAAATGGGCTCCAACTACTTGCTCATGGTATGACTAGGCTTAACCTcagtttgataaaaataaaacaaggtattaGCAATTCTTCAGTGAATGTTTGTGTTCCTATTATTACTCAAAACAACTGGAAGAGCCAATGAAGTACGAGAAA is part of the Suricata suricatta isolate VVHF042 chromosome 11, meerkat_22Aug2017_6uvM2_HiC, whole genome shotgun sequence genome and encodes:
- the LOC115271665 gene encoding olfactory receptor 51D1, whose protein sequence is MQKPQLLVPVMATPNGTLLHPAYFLLVGIPGLGPNIHFWLAFPLCFMYAMATLGNLAIVLIIRVERRLHEPMYLFLAMLSTIDLVLSSVTMPKMASLFLTGIQEIGFNVCLAQMFLIHSLSAMESAVLLAMAFDRFVAICHPLRHASVLTGPTVAKIGLAALTRGFVFFFPLPFILKRLSYCRTHTVTHSFCLHQDIMKLSCTDTMVNVVYGLFIILSVMGVDSLFIGFSYVLILKTVLELSSQGAALKALNTCISHLCAVLVFYVPLIGLSVVHRLGGPTSLLHVIMANIYLLLPPVVNPVVYGAKTKEIRSRVLHMFSQGGK